A region from the Armatimonadota bacterium genome encodes:
- a CDS encoding polysaccharide deacetylase family protein, whose amino-acid sequence MTRFQTLRSLWRVAAAFALALLAGCGQPASHPVLRPSAHAAASTLSTADLARFKVNELGVIPILEYHEVGAGGRWGRTVSQFRADLLRLYTEGYRPVTIDEMLAGCPNLAAGASPVAITFDDARESQFRFAPDGGIDPNCAIGIMQDFARTHPDFPAHATFYVLPARAFGPPDQSARKLQQLLALGCQIGNHTVTHPHLSRLTDAAVESEFAGCVAQLSRLAPGVRVDSVALPYGIAPHNRALIESGSSASVSYANRSCLLVGAGPAPSPFSRRFNAMRLPRIQTVEGPYGITFWLDILKHHPNRRFVAGGDPAVVAAPESMRSFLNPAALDGRVAKFYGSITGG is encoded by the coding sequence ATGACACGCTTTCAAACGCTCCGTTCATTGTGGCGCGTTGCGGCAGCCTTTGCTCTCGCGCTGCTCGCCGGCTGCGGGCAACCGGCCAGCCATCCGGTACTCCGACCTTCAGCACATGCGGCGGCATCCACGCTCTCTACCGCGGATTTGGCGCGATTCAAGGTGAATGAACTCGGCGTTATTCCCATTCTGGAGTACCACGAGGTTGGTGCCGGCGGTAGATGGGGACGAACGGTAAGCCAGTTTCGGGCTGACCTCCTTCGCCTGTATACGGAAGGATACCGGCCGGTAACCATCGATGAAATGCTTGCCGGCTGCCCGAACCTGGCCGCGGGAGCCAGCCCCGTTGCCATCACATTTGATGATGCTCGCGAGTCGCAGTTCCGGTTCGCTCCGGATGGCGGTATCGACCCCAACTGCGCAATCGGAATTATGCAGGATTTTGCACGAACCCATCCAGACTTTCCCGCCCATGCTACTTTCTACGTGCTGCCGGCAAGAGCCTTCGGACCTCCGGATCAATCTGCGCGCAAGCTGCAGCAACTGTTGGCGTTGGGCTGCCAGATCGGCAACCACACCGTGACACATCCGCACCTCAGCAGGCTTACGGATGCGGCAGTTGAGTCCGAATTCGCTGGGTGTGTGGCTCAACTCAGTCGCCTGGCTCCTGGCGTGCGTGTTGACAGCGTTGCGCTGCCTTATGGCATAGCGCCGCACAATCGCGCACTCATCGAATCCGGCTCGTCGGCGAGTGTTTCTTATGCCAATCGCTCGTGCCTTCTCGTCGGCGCCGGCCCGGCGCCATCGCCGTTCAGCCGGCGCTTTAACGCGATGAGGCTTCCGCGTATCCAGACGGTCGAAGGTCCATACGGAATAACATTCTGGCTGGATATCCTTAAACATCATCCCAACCGGCGCTTTGTTGCCGGAGGTGATCCGGCGGTGGTCGCCGCACCAGAATCGATGCGATCGTTTCTGAACCCTGCGGCGCTGGATGGGCGGGTGGCGAAGTTTTATGGCTCCATAACCGGCGGGTGA
- a CDS encoding PD40 domain-containing protein gives MIANFRARLGASTHLVGALAVILAASRSVSAQTPFAGDLLTPAQPSKVIGAGWPALSPHGHRLVFTYLGDLWEASVSGGRAHRLTVNEALDASAHWSPDGKWIAFTSLRTGNADVFIIPAQGGEPRQVTFNSANDWVNDWSRDGNSLLFYSIRDTHTWALWQINLHTMALKQLTHDEEPLRFGQYSPDGTQIAYTRSGQPWFRPWYKGSVAAQTLVQNVANGQARTVMPNSYQEFWPLWSAHGRALYITTIAGGSHTPNLWRVGVEGGKPTPITHYTSDAVRWPTISGDGSLLAYLYAGEIYTCRPDGSDAHKVVLTAPTDDTVNNQSPMKLSAGVDESEPSPDGKQLAVVLKADIWLMKAGGGQARNLTSNPATDNDINWSPDGKQIVFISDRGNQPDIYLMDVATGKLTRLTDDTDTESGPAFSPDGKWISFAKSGKQDGLYVIPAAGGPERQLARGNGNNEFGTGISSQNWSADSQWIAYSRADRYDTTDVWVVPAVGGTPINVTQYPGFNFDPQFSRDGRSLFFVASRGGPPTLYELPLQAPGTHATAGAPPGHAVPVRIDFTDIKDRAHPFAPMLAPVDEFAVSPDGQKLIVHAHNAFWAVPLNGGPPTNLTPGGMGGSNIRVAADGSHFFFIGDGGSPKVMGAGGGPVTTIPFDAEYIFDRRLQYRQAFNEFYRRFGQAFYDPGMNGLNWAAARARYEPQIAGVATPMEFANLLSELVGEVNSSHSEIGPAGGASGPQTASLGMRFDQTWRGPGLKVTSIVPNGPADKPETGIKVGDYVMQINGVGVSFNEKYFLTLQDEAGKPVKLLVNNTPDIKDGRTVTVKPVSAADIGNLEYQARVKRNRAIVDKASGGRLAYMHIRGMDPPSLQQFDRDLWSYAVRKDGLVLDIRENGGGNTHDALLSALSRRVYAYNRMRDGELETQPTRAWTKPIVLLIDQNSYSDAEIFPAGFRALKLGKIVGVTTPGYVIGTYEGTLVDGTHFRMPTVGWFTKNGRNMENLGIRPDVPVENTLQDIHRRYDAQLNTAIAVCLKEVADAAAKRAKSHPPVMEP, from the coding sequence ATGATCGCGAACTTCCGAGCGCGCCTGGGTGCAAGCACACACCTTGTGGGCGCACTCGCCGTCATCCTTGCGGCATCCAGGTCGGTATCAGCGCAAACGCCGTTCGCCGGCGACCTGCTTACCCCGGCCCAGCCATCAAAGGTGATCGGCGCTGGCTGGCCGGCCCTTTCGCCCCACGGGCACCGGCTGGTCTTTACGTACCTCGGCGACCTCTGGGAGGCGTCGGTCTCCGGCGGTCGGGCGCACCGCCTCACCGTGAATGAGGCCTTGGACGCATCGGCGCACTGGTCACCAGACGGTAAGTGGATTGCATTCACCAGTCTTCGCACCGGTAACGCAGATGTCTTCATCATTCCCGCTCAGGGCGGCGAGCCGAGGCAGGTTACGTTCAACAGTGCCAATGACTGGGTCAACGACTGGTCACGCGATGGCAATTCGCTTCTGTTCTACTCGATTCGGGATACCCATACCTGGGCACTATGGCAGATCAACCTCCACACGATGGCGCTCAAGCAGTTGACGCACGACGAGGAGCCGCTGCGGTTTGGCCAGTACTCGCCGGATGGCACGCAAATTGCCTACACACGCTCCGGCCAGCCCTGGTTCCGACCGTGGTACAAGGGCAGCGTGGCCGCGCAAACGCTGGTGCAGAACGTGGCAAATGGCCAGGCGCGCACGGTGATGCCCAACAGTTATCAGGAGTTCTGGCCGCTGTGGTCGGCCCACGGACGTGCACTGTATATCACCACAATCGCCGGCGGCAGCCATACACCCAACCTGTGGCGGGTGGGCGTAGAAGGCGGCAAGCCGACGCCAATAACGCACTACACATCCGACGCCGTGCGTTGGCCAACGATTTCTGGAGACGGCAGCCTGCTTGCGTACCTGTACGCCGGCGAGATATACACGTGCCGACCGGATGGCTCCGACGCCCACAAGGTGGTACTCACCGCGCCAACTGACGACACCGTGAACAACCAGTCGCCGATGAAGCTATCGGCAGGAGTGGACGAGTCGGAACCTTCTCCGGACGGGAAGCAGTTGGCAGTGGTGTTGAAGGCCGACATCTGGCTGATGAAGGCCGGGGGTGGGCAGGCGCGCAATCTCACCAGCAATCCCGCTACCGATAACGACATCAACTGGTCACCGGACGGCAAGCAGATCGTCTTCATCTCAGACCGCGGAAATCAACCAGACATCTATCTGATGGACGTTGCAACGGGCAAGCTGACTCGCCTTACCGACGATACCGACACCGAGTCTGGGCCGGCTTTTTCGCCGGATGGCAAATGGATATCTTTCGCGAAATCGGGCAAACAGGATGGACTGTATGTCATTCCTGCTGCAGGTGGGCCAGAGCGACAACTGGCCCGTGGTAACGGAAACAACGAGTTTGGAACGGGTATCAGTTCACAGAACTGGTCCGCAGACAGCCAATGGATCGCATACAGTCGAGCCGACCGATACGACACCACCGATGTCTGGGTCGTCCCCGCTGTAGGTGGCACCCCGATCAACGTTACGCAGTACCCCGGTTTCAACTTCGATCCACAGTTCTCGCGTGATGGACGCAGCCTGTTCTTTGTTGCGAGTCGCGGTGGGCCGCCGACGTTGTACGAGCTGCCGCTGCAGGCGCCGGGCACGCATGCCACAGCCGGTGCGCCGCCGGGGCATGCCGTGCCAGTGCGAATTGACTTCACCGACATCAAGGATCGTGCCCATCCGTTTGCGCCGATGCTCGCTCCGGTGGACGAATTCGCTGTGAGTCCAGACGGCCAGAAACTGATCGTCCATGCGCATAATGCTTTTTGGGCGGTACCGCTCAACGGTGGGCCACCCACTAACCTCACACCTGGGGGCATGGGCGGCTCAAACATACGCGTCGCAGCGGATGGGTCTCACTTCTTCTTCATAGGCGACGGTGGCTCGCCAAAGGTGATGGGCGCCGGTGGCGGCCCGGTTACCACCATTCCGTTTGATGCCGAGTATATCTTCGATCGCCGCCTGCAGTACCGGCAGGCGTTCAATGAGTTCTACCGGCGGTTTGGCCAGGCGTTTTACGATCCTGGCATGAACGGCCTGAACTGGGCCGCCGCGCGAGCCCGGTATGAACCGCAAATCGCCGGCGTGGCTACACCGATGGAGTTCGCAAACCTGCTATCCGAGCTGGTTGGTGAAGTCAACTCCTCGCACTCCGAAATCGGACCCGCCGGCGGTGCAAGCGGCCCGCAGACGGCCAGCTTAGGCATGCGTTTCGACCAAACGTGGCGTGGACCCGGCCTCAAGGTGACGAGCATCGTGCCGAACGGTCCAGCAGACAAGCCCGAGACCGGCATCAAGGTAGGCGATTACGTGATGCAGATTAATGGCGTCGGCGTTTCATTCAACGAGAAGTACTTCCTCACACTTCAGGATGAGGCCGGTAAACCGGTCAAGCTGCTGGTGAATAATACGCCCGACATCAAAGATGGAAGAACCGTAACGGTTAAGCCGGTCAGCGCCGCCGATATCGGAAACCTGGAGTATCAGGCCCGCGTGAAGCGCAACCGCGCGATCGTAGATAAAGCGTCTGGCGGACGGTTGGCATATATGCACATCCGTGGAATGGATCCGCCGTCACTCCAGCAGTTCGACCGCGACCTGTGGAGCTACGCGGTCCGTAAGGATGGACTTGTCCTGGACATTCGTGAAAACGGCGGCGGCAACACGCACGACGCGCTGCTGAGCGCACTCTCGCGGCGTGTCTACGCATATAACCGGATGCGTGATGGCGAGCTCGAGACGCAGCCGACGCGGGCGTGGACCAAGCCGATTGTGCTCCTGATCGACCAGAACTCATACAGCGACGCGGAGATCTTTCCGGCCGGATTCCGGGCGCTCAAGCTCGGCAAGATCGTGGGTGTCACCACTCCCGGATACGTCATCGGCACGTATGAGGGAACGCTAGTGGATGGCACGCACTTCCGGATGCCAACAGTTGGCTGGTTTACCAAGAATGGTCGGAACATGGAGAACCTGGGTATCCGGCCCGACGTGCCGGTAGAGAATACGCTTCAGGACATTCATCGCCGTTACGACGCGCAGCTGAACACGGCGATAGCGGTCTGCCTGAAAGAGGTTGCCGATGCCGCGGCCAAGCGGGCAAAATCTCACCCGCCGGTTATGGAGCCATAA
- a CDS encoding helix-hairpin-helix domain-containing protein, translating to MRDLTSRETASLMIALGTVTVVTAVGSWSRLHEPQTVVTIRRGQASQSGTSSSDPVARAVLGVRSSGAANRSVPPPPIAPVPGPTPGGKSAKLQPGSTVKIPVNTATASALMELPGVGPVMAGRIMSWRRTHGAFRSLQELRHIKGIGPKRLKRIAPFVTIP from the coding sequence ATGCGCGACTTAACTTCACGTGAAACCGCCAGCCTGATGATAGCCCTGGGAACCGTAACGGTGGTTACCGCTGTTGGTAGTTGGTCGCGGCTTCACGAACCGCAGACCGTGGTGACAATCCGGCGCGGTCAGGCGTCGCAAAGTGGTACTTCGAGTTCCGACCCCGTGGCACGAGCCGTGCTTGGCGTGAGAAGCAGCGGTGCCGCGAACCGCTCTGTACCGCCTCCACCGATCGCCCCGGTCCCGGGGCCGACTCCCGGCGGCAAAAGCGCAAAACTCCAACCCGGGAGCACCGTAAAGATCCCGGTGAATACGGCTACGGCCAGCGCTCTGATGGAGCTTCCCGGCGTCGGCCCGGTTATGGCCGGACGGATCATGTCGTGGCGCCGGACGCACGGAGCGTTTCGCTCGCTGCAGGAGCTGCGGCACATCAAGGGCATTGGACCGAAGCGTTTGAAACGCATTGCACCGTTTGTAACGATACCATAG
- a CDS encoding M28 family metallopeptidase, whose amino-acid sequence MRAEIGTTQSALAAVVTLIAIGGPASPAAAQSAPRSRIDADVAQIARSIRPASIRRDIETLVSFGTRNTMSAQNDPKFGIGAASRWIYARFRAAARLAHGRMSVEMVRFIQPQGPRIPEPTPLTDVVAILHGDDEGLNDRAYVMSGHYDSICSNPVDSITTAPGADDDGSGVAATLESAMALAPYHFRATIVFECVAGEEQGLYGSAYMAHRFKLAGARIDGVLNNDIIGGDPIYANGPWMRTVRLFAEGIASRLTPRQLAILRYAGAESDSPARELARWIAETANVYVPSPRVQLIFRTDRYLRSGDQVSYLDQGFPAVRFTESHENFHHQHQTPRIENGVQYGDLPQFVNWRYAARVARINAVSIAGLARAPAAPAAAWVVARSLTNDTTLRWQPSRSSNATGYEVIWRETTSPTWTHARWAGSATSFTLRGISKDDFLFGVRAVSPHGRRSPVTFAMPGR is encoded by the coding sequence ATGCGCGCAGAAATCGGCACTACTCAATCCGCCCTGGCAGCGGTCGTCACCCTTATCGCCATCGGTGGGCCGGCCTCGCCCGCCGCTGCGCAGAGTGCTCCACGCTCCAGAATCGATGCCGACGTCGCGCAGATTGCACGGTCGATTCGGCCCGCATCCATCCGGCGCGACATCGAAACGCTGGTGAGCTTCGGCACTCGGAACACCATGAGCGCGCAGAACGACCCGAAGTTTGGAATAGGCGCCGCTTCGCGCTGGATCTACGCAAGGTTCCGCGCGGCTGCGCGTTTGGCGCATGGACGGATGAGCGTCGAGATGGTGCGATTTATCCAGCCGCAAGGACCGCGTATTCCGGAGCCAACGCCCCTGACAGACGTCGTTGCGATCCTGCATGGCGACGATGAAGGTCTGAACGATCGGGCGTATGTAATGAGCGGGCATTACGACTCAATCTGCAGCAACCCGGTTGATTCCATCACGACCGCGCCCGGCGCGGACGACGACGGCTCTGGCGTTGCCGCCACTCTGGAGTCGGCGATGGCGCTGGCGCCATACCACTTTCGTGCCACCATCGTTTTTGAGTGCGTTGCCGGCGAGGAGCAGGGCCTATACGGATCTGCATACATGGCGCACCGGTTCAAGCTGGCTGGGGCTCGTATCGACGGAGTGTTGAACAACGACATCATCGGTGGAGATCCCATCTATGCAAACGGTCCCTGGATGCGAACCGTACGGTTGTTTGCGGAAGGTATAGCGAGCCGCCTTACCCCGCGCCAGCTAGCCATACTCCGGTATGCAGGGGCTGAAAGCGACTCGCCTGCGCGCGAATTGGCGCGCTGGATAGCAGAAACCGCGAACGTATACGTACCGTCACCAAGGGTGCAGTTGATCTTTCGCACGGATCGCTACTTGCGCAGCGGAGACCAGGTCTCGTACCTGGATCAAGGCTTTCCGGCGGTGCGGTTCACCGAATCGCACGAGAACTTTCATCACCAACACCAGACGCCCCGGATAGAGAATGGCGTGCAGTACGGCGATCTGCCTCAGTTTGTAAACTGGAGATACGCGGCCCGCGTAGCGCGAATCAACGCAGTATCCATCGCGGGCCTGGCGCGAGCGCCTGCGGCGCCGGCGGCGGCGTGGGTGGTAGCGCGATCGCTCACAAACGATACGACCCTCCGGTGGCAGCCGTCGCGTAGTAGCAACGCGACGGGTTATGAGGTAATCTGGCGCGAGACAACTTCTCCTACGTGGACCCATGCGCGCTGGGCAGGTTCCGCCACCAGCTTTACGCTCCGCGGCATATCCAAAGACGATTTTCTATTCGGGGTACGCGCCGTTTCGCCGCACGGTCGCAGAAGCCCGGTCACATTTGCGATGCCGGGTCGGTAG
- a CDS encoding phosphoribosylanthranilate isomerase, whose product MQAHRTRIKICGITNLSDAQAAVDAGADALGFILVSGSPRCVLENDNALQVAADLPPFVARVAVCRDAADVPVHRFPQFDTLQTYSETFAESQRAGRRLILALRVRHETTVEEITANLQRGNVTETMIADPEGDFVIQPAQPGHIQPEALLLDSWDTGKLGGTGKVMDWALAALVRKAVSVPLILAGGLNPENVLTAVCTVRPFAVDVSSGVEHRPGIKDHEKLRAFVRAVRAADQT is encoded by the coding sequence ATGCAAGCCCACCGGACCCGGATCAAGATCTGTGGAATCACGAATCTGTCGGACGCACAAGCTGCCGTTGACGCAGGCGCCGACGCGTTGGGTTTCATTCTGGTTTCTGGATCGCCACGGTGCGTGCTGGAGAATGATAATGCGCTCCAGGTCGCTGCGGACTTACCGCCGTTTGTCGCGCGCGTTGCTGTGTGCCGTGATGCCGCGGACGTACCAGTCCATCGATTTCCCCAGTTTGATACGCTTCAAACCTATTCGGAGACCTTTGCCGAATCACAGCGCGCGGGCCGCCGCCTCATACTGGCGCTGCGTGTACGGCACGAAACTACCGTTGAGGAGATCACCGCGAACCTTCAGCGTGGCAACGTAACGGAGACGATGATCGCCGATCCCGAGGGCGACTTTGTGATACAGCCGGCGCAGCCGGGCCATATTCAGCCGGAAGCGTTACTGCTGGACTCTTGGGACACCGGCAAACTGGGAGGAACCGGTAAGGTTATGGACTGGGCGCTTGCCGCACTAGTGCGCAAAGCCGTGTCCGTGCCGTTGATACTGGCGGGTGGATTGAACCCTGAAAACGTGCTGACTGCAGTTTGCACGGTACGACCGTTCGCCGTGGATGTCTCGTCGGGCGTGGAGCATCGTCCCGGCATCAAGGATCACGAGAAGCTGCGCGCTTTTGTGCGCGCGGTGCGAGCCGCAGATCAAACCTGA
- a CDS encoding DUF3427 domain-containing protein: MVANMAVMPRDKLELGLYDELVDTLLEAAIVALPDGRDADWPDLDAGERHVVLAAYVSRRLADRLKRDASDAAAQARLCNRLLQLLTGDASDVDAEIPSSPKLLREVAEVNPGQVFQPTPRPVTELRHAALFTSRGEPNLLSELKLEMMSADRVDLLCSFIKSSGVNALYSALDQAAKRGAAIRVLTTSYMGATDPEAVARLAKLKGIQIRVSYQVDSTRHHAKAWVFHRKTHFGSAWVGSANVSTSALAGGLEWVVKLSQNELPYLWEKVTASFDTLWEGVEFEEYDANCDGDTLREAVAQQRAHAEGSAQHLFDIRPYPFQQEILDRIQVERKELGRNRHLVVAATGTGKTIIAAFDYKAFAGAQNRWPRMMFVAHRKEILEQALQTFRQVLRDQNFGELALGGSIPRRWDHIFVSIQQWSSWMKDSNDPLLQGGWEYVVVDEFHHAEAPSYVCLLERMGAVELLGLTATPERADLRDVRRWFNGEISAELRLPDAINRGLLAPFNYFGITDCVNYSRLKWVRGGYSVTDLADALEANRERAALVMDAVKRRVVNPDTVRGIGFCVGVKHAKLMADSFQEAGVEARVLTGETPAAERDQIRRELSAGSVRYVFTVDVYNEGVDIPDVDTVLFLRPTESLTIFLQQLGRGLRLCSGKESLTVLDFVGQQHTRFRYDRRFAALLTAPADSLTAEMDLQFPHLPAGCAIDLEPVARDHIAANIKAAIRQSLQTMQAAVREHWEDKGSHQPYAKFLHTNNLCPDDIYRRNVSYAQLCAEASGAAWPVDPDTSRLTKGLRRIDHISGVRQLRALRGVLARDDGVPEEAAPYVRMMHYALWGDPLPMAGGEQDTSEAELLTRTVRSLRQKPAMLEELDNLFDYQLQSVKSLSIHPDPKLPFELHAAYSRDEVLAGLGEHTLARRRQFREGVLYHSERHTDILFVTICKSEARHSASTMYEDYALSSTLFHWQSQSTTSITSRTGARYTGCEPGYAVQLFVREREKTADKTAPFVWLGPATYAKHEGSRPISILWNLQYPIPARLLKWMQRFGMD; the protein is encoded by the coding sequence TTGGTTGCGAACATGGCGGTAATGCCGCGCGACAAACTAGAGCTGGGCCTGTACGATGAACTGGTCGACACCCTGTTGGAGGCGGCCATTGTCGCGCTGCCAGACGGGCGCGACGCCGACTGGCCGGATTTGGATGCTGGCGAAAGGCACGTGGTACTGGCCGCGTACGTTTCGCGCAGACTCGCCGATCGCCTCAAGCGCGACGCCAGCGACGCCGCGGCGCAAGCCCGATTGTGCAATCGGCTGCTTCAGCTGCTTACCGGTGACGCCAGTGACGTGGACGCAGAGATCCCATCGAGTCCGAAGTTGTTGCGCGAAGTAGCTGAAGTGAACCCGGGACAAGTATTCCAGCCAACGCCCCGTCCCGTTACCGAGCTTCGCCATGCAGCGCTCTTCACCTCTCGCGGTGAACCCAATCTGCTCTCCGAACTGAAGCTGGAAATGATGTCCGCCGACCGTGTGGACCTGCTCTGCTCATTCATAAAGTCGAGCGGCGTCAACGCGCTCTACTCTGCGCTTGACCAGGCTGCCAAACGCGGAGCGGCCATTCGCGTGCTCACAACCAGCTACATGGGCGCTACGGACCCGGAAGCCGTTGCCCGGCTGGCAAAACTGAAAGGTATTCAGATCAGGGTCTCGTACCAGGTCGACAGCACGCGGCACCATGCGAAGGCTTGGGTATTTCACCGCAAAACCCACTTTGGCTCGGCTTGGGTCGGCTCAGCCAACGTGTCGACCTCGGCTCTAGCCGGCGGCCTGGAATGGGTGGTCAAACTCAGCCAGAACGAATTGCCGTACCTGTGGGAGAAGGTGACCGCAAGCTTCGACACGCTTTGGGAGGGCGTGGAGTTTGAGGAATACGACGCAAACTGCGATGGTGATACGCTCCGCGAAGCAGTGGCGCAACAGCGTGCTCATGCCGAAGGAAGCGCGCAGCATCTCTTTGATATTCGGCCATATCCCTTTCAGCAGGAGATTCTGGATCGCATCCAGGTAGAGAGGAAGGAACTCGGCCGCAATCGCCATCTGGTCGTGGCAGCCACAGGCACCGGTAAAACTATTATCGCGGCATTCGACTACAAGGCGTTTGCCGGTGCACAGAACCGGTGGCCCCGGATGATGTTCGTAGCCCATCGCAAAGAGATCCTCGAGCAGGCGCTTCAAACGTTCCGGCAGGTGTTGCGCGACCAGAACTTTGGCGAACTTGCCCTCGGTGGCTCAATACCCAGGCGTTGGGATCATATCTTCGTCTCGATCCAGCAGTGGAGTTCCTGGATGAAAGATAGTAATGACCCGTTGCTGCAGGGTGGGTGGGAGTACGTTGTGGTGGATGAGTTTCACCACGCGGAGGCACCGTCATACGTGTGCCTGTTGGAACGAATGGGCGCCGTGGAGCTTCTTGGCCTTACGGCAACACCGGAGCGCGCCGACCTACGGGACGTGCGGCGTTGGTTCAACGGTGAAATCAGTGCCGAATTGCGCCTCCCGGATGCTATCAATCGCGGCCTGCTTGCTCCGTTCAACTACTTCGGCATCACCGACTGTGTGAACTACTCACGGTTGAAGTGGGTGCGCGGCGGATACTCCGTCACCGACCTGGCGGATGCGCTGGAGGCCAACCGGGAGCGAGCGGCGCTGGTGATGGATGCTGTGAAACGGAGAGTCGTGAACCCGGATACCGTTCGGGGCATCGGCTTTTGCGTGGGAGTAAAACATGCAAAGCTAATGGCCGATTCGTTTCAGGAGGCTGGCGTCGAAGCGCGTGTGTTGACCGGTGAGACACCGGCCGCAGAGCGAGATCAGATCCGGCGTGAGCTCTCTGCTGGAAGCGTTCGGTATGTTTTTACGGTGGATGTTTACAATGAGGGCGTAGATATTCCCGACGTGGACACCGTGCTCTTTCTGCGGCCAACCGAAAGCCTTACCATCTTTTTGCAGCAGCTTGGGCGCGGATTGCGGCTCTGCTCAGGCAAGGAGTCGCTTACCGTATTGGATTTCGTTGGTCAGCAGCATACCAGGTTCCGCTACGACCGGCGGTTTGCCGCGCTGCTGACGGCGCCGGCCGATTCGCTGACGGCGGAGATGGATCTCCAGTTCCCGCACCTGCCCGCGGGCTGTGCGATCGATCTGGAGCCGGTGGCGCGCGATCACATCGCGGCCAACATTAAAGCCGCGATCCGCCAATCTCTTCAGACAATGCAGGCTGCAGTGCGCGAGCACTGGGAGGATAAGGGATCGCACCAGCCCTACGCCAAGTTCCTGCACACAAACAACCTTTGCCCAGATGACATCTACCGGCGAAATGTGAGTTACGCACAGTTATGTGCTGAGGCCAGCGGCGCAGCCTGGCCGGTCGACCCCGACACCAGTAGATTGACAAAGGGCTTGCGACGCATCGACCACATCAGCGGCGTGCGCCAGTTACGCGCTTTGCGTGGCGTTCTGGCTCGCGACGATGGCGTACCGGAAGAAGCGGCTCCGTATGTGCGGATGATGCACTATGCGTTGTGGGGCGATCCGCTGCCCATGGCTGGAGGGGAGCAGGACACCAGTGAGGCCGAGCTGTTGACTCGAACGGTCCGGAGTCTGCGACAGAAGCCGGCGATGCTGGAGGAGTTGGATAACCTCTTCGATTATCAGCTTCAATCGGTGAAAAGTCTCTCGATCCATCCGGATCCGAAGCTGCCGTTTGAGCTGCACGCGGCGTACTCGCGCGATGAAGTGCTGGCCGGACTGGGCGAGCACACGCTAGCCAGAAGGCGGCAGTTCCGTGAGGGAGTACTTTATCATAGCGAGCGCCATACCGATATCCTGTTTGTAACGATCTGCAAGTCGGAAGCCCGCCATTCGGCCTCCACCATGTACGAGGACTATGCGCTCAGCTCCACACTGTTTCACTGGCAAAGCCAGAGCACCACGTCCATCACTTCGCGGACCGGCGCGCGTTATACTGGCTGTGAACCAGGATACGCGGTCCAACTGTTCGTCAGGGAGCGAGAGAAAACCGCCGATAAAACGGCGCCGTTTGTCTGGCTCGGACCGGCGACTTACGCAAAGCACGAGGGCAGCCGTCCGATAAGCATTCTGTGGAACCTCCAGTACCCAATTCCGGCTCGACTGCTCAAATGGATGCAGCGGTTCGGCATGGATTAG
- the trpC gene encoding indole-3-glycerol phosphate synthase TrpC has product MTILDKILATKREEIAAGMALKSESVLLDELAAQPDARPFADALKAGAPVGVIAEIKKASPSAGIIRHRFQPVEIALGYAAAGAACISVLTDEQYFGGKLATIAAVRRCTACPILRKDFIVHPWQVAESRAAGADAILLIAAALQQNELDLLLERAQQLGMAALVEVHSVAEATVALASGAEMIGINNRNLATFETRLETTEEITAALPQLRERMLVSESGIRTAEDIQRVAAAGARAVLVGEALMRAPDPGAALQKLTDVLRS; this is encoded by the coding sequence GTGACAATCCTGGACAAGATCCTGGCGACAAAGCGGGAAGAGATCGCGGCCGGTATGGCTCTGAAGTCGGAAAGTGTGCTGCTGGACGAGTTGGCAGCTCAGCCCGATGCGCGGCCGTTTGCTGACGCTCTCAAGGCTGGCGCGCCGGTGGGAGTGATTGCGGAGATCAAGAAGGCATCGCCTTCGGCCGGCATTATCCGGCACCGTTTCCAACCGGTTGAGATCGCACTAGGCTATGCCGCGGCCGGAGCAGCCTGCATCTCGGTACTGACGGACGAACAGTACTTCGGAGGAAAGCTCGCAACCATCGCGGCGGTTCGCCGCTGCACAGCCTGCCCGATCCTGCGCAAAGACTTCATCGTTCACCCGTGGCAGGTAGCCGAGAGCCGGGCCGCGGGCGCCGATGCCATCCTGTTGATCGCAGCCGCGCTGCAGCAGAATGAGCTGGACCTGCTCCTGGAGCGAGCGCAACAGCTTGGGATGGCGGCCCTGGTGGAGGTCCACTCCGTCGCGGAGGCCACCGTGGCGCTGGCATCCGGCGCGGAGATGATTGGAATCAACAACCGGAATCTCGCAACCTTCGAAACCCGCCTCGAGACCACGGAAGAGATCACTGCCGCCCTGCCACAACTGCGGGAGCGAATGCTGGTAAGTGAGAGCGGGATACGAACGGCGGAAGACATCCAGCGAGTTGCAGCGGCCGGCGCGCGCGCCGTGCTGGTGGGCGAGGCACTGATGCGCGCACCCGATCCGGGTGCAGCGCTGCAGAAGTTGACGGACGTACTGAGAAGCTGA